One segment of Panicum virgatum strain AP13 chromosome 3K, P.virgatum_v5, whole genome shotgun sequence DNA contains the following:
- the LOC120700848 gene encoding uncharacterized protein LOC120700848 — translation MDAYVTEIRKLENKFLGLEIHHIDRDDNVGADVLSKLGSTRANVLPGVFVQELLHPSVKLQNHPTTDMEASATVREVMMIEEDWRAPFIDFIREFKLPPGVEVKGFEAARIIRRSKGFVLVGDNLYKHSASGILMKGVTLEEGKDILREIHEGTCGNHAASKTLVGKAYRSGFFWPTAVSDAEDLVKRCPGCQFFGKQAHVPAHNLITIPPSCLFTCWS, via the coding sequence ATGGATGCATATGTGACAGAAATAAGAAAACTTGAGAACAAGTTCTTAGGATTGGAGATCCACCATATTGATCGTGATGACAatgtgggagccgatgtcctctCCAAGCTTGGCTCTACTCGAGCCAACGTACTACCAGGAGTTTTTGTACAAGAACTCCTCCATCCTTCTGTCAAGCTCCAAAATCACCCAACCACCGACATGGAGGCTTCGGCCACGGTCAGGGAGGTTATGATGATAGAGGAGGATTGGAGGGCACCCTTTATCGACTTCATCAGagagttcaagcttccacccgGCGTCGAGGTGAAGGGATTTGAAGCTGCTCGCATTATTCGACGGAGCAAAGGATTTGTTCTAGTTGGCGACAACTTGTATAAGCACTCTGCTTCTGGAATTCTCATGAAGGGTGTCACTTTAGAAGAAGGCAAAGATATCTTAAGAGAAATCCACGAAGGAACCTGTGGCAACCATGCTGCATCAAAAACTTTGGTCGGAAAAGCATACAGATCGGGTTTTTTCTGGCCTACAGCTGTATCAGATGCTGAAGACCTCGTCAAGAGATGTCCTGGATGTCAGTTCTTTGGCAAGCAAGCTCATGTTCCAGCTCACAATCTGATTACAATTCCTCCGTCTTGTCTGTTCACGTGTTGGAGTTAG